One stretch of Sander lucioperca isolate FBNREF2018 chromosome 13, SLUC_FBN_1.2, whole genome shotgun sequence DNA includes these proteins:
- the nf2b gene encoding neurofibromin 2b (merlin): MSILGLKKKQPKTFKVKVITMDAEMEFSCEVKWKGKDLFDLVSRTVGLRETWFFGLRYTVKDTYAWLKPEKRVLDQEVPKDSPITFHFLAKFFPEKVEEELVQEITQHLFFLQVKKQILDEEIFCSPEASVLLASYAVQAKYGDYDPNFHKPGFLAQDELLPKRVLMQYQMTADMWEEKITAWYAEHRGIARDEAEMEYLKIAQDLEMYGVSYFAITQNKRDTDLLLGVDAQGLHIYSPNSKLNPNKSFPWSGIRNISYSEKEFTIKPLDKKKDVFKFYSSQLRVNKLILQLCIGNHDLFMRRRKVDSIEVQQMKAQAKEEKARKKMERQILAREKQMREEAERAKEEMERRLFQLQDEARLANEALLRSEETADLLAEKAQIAEEEAKLLAHKAAEAEQDRQRFEVTAMKTKEEKRLMEQKMREAEQLAVKLVEQSERRLKEADHLKQDLTEAKDAERRAKQKLLEITKTTYPLIAAYSTPPAPPEAADFAYESASTRLDFKDSDMKRLSMEIERERLEYMEKSKHLQDQLKELKTEIESLKLEEQQQQAGVYSLRNEARGYVQEPVYIPHSNRNSAYMSQSQMAFFEEV; this comes from the exons ATGTCTATCCTAGGATTGAAGAAGAAACAGCCAAAGACGTTTAAAGTCAAAGTTATCACTATGGATGCGGAAATGGAGTTCAGCTGTGAG GTTAAGTGGAAAGGTAAAGACCTGTTTGACCTGGTGTCTCGCACCGTTGGTTTGAGGGAGACCTGGTTCTTCGGACTCAGGTACACAGTAAAGGACACCTACGCCTGGCTGAAACCAGAGAAACGG GTCTTGGACCAGGAGGTTCCCAAGGACTCTCCcataacatttcatttcctggCTAAATTCTTCCCAGAAAAAGTAGAAGAAGAGCTGGTCCAAGAGATAACTCAGCACCTCTTCTTCTTACAG GTGAAAAAACAGATATTGGATGAAGAGATATTCTGTTCTCCTGAAGCGTCTGTTCTGTTGGCATCATATGCTGTCCAGGCCAAG TATGGGGACTATGACCCAAACTTTCATAAGCCGGGCTTCCTGGCACAAGATGAGCTTTTGCCAAAAAGA GTTTTGATGCAGTACCAAATGACAGCTGACATGTGGGAAGAGAAGATCACAGCTTGGTACGCAGAGCACAGAGGCATCGCCAG GGATGAGGCTGAGATGGAATACTTAAAAATTGCTCAGGACCTTGAGATGTACGGTGTCAGCTACTTTGCCATTACT CAAAATAAGAGGGACACAGACCTGTTACTTGGAGTGGATGCTCAGGGTCTTCACATCTACAGCCCCAACAGCAAACTCAACCCTAACAAATCCTTTCCTTGGAGCGGCATCCGCAACATCTCGTACAGCGAAAAGGAG TTTACAATCAAACCCCTGGATAAGAAGAAAGATGTTTTCAAGTTCTATTCATCTCAACTGCGTGTCAACAAGCTG ATCCTGCAGTTGTGCATTGGTAACCATGATCTTttcatgaggaggaggaaggtggACTCCATTGAAGTGCAACAGATGAAGGCTCAAGCGAAAGAGGAGAAGGCCCGCAAGAAG ATGGAGCGTCAAATCCTGGCACGGgaaaaacagatgagagaggAAGCGGAACGGGCAAAAGAAGAGATGGAACGAAGACTTTTCCAGCTGCAGGACGAGGCACGACTGGCCAACGAGGCACTG CTGCGATCTGAGGAGACAGCGGACCTGCTGGCAGAGAAGGCCCAGATTGCTGAGGAGGAGGCCAAGCTGTTGGCCCACAAGGCTGCAGAAGCTGAGCAGGACAGGCAGAGGTTCGAGGTCACCGCCATGAAGACCAAGGAGGAGAAAAGGCTGATGGAGCAGAAGATGAGGGAGGCAGAGCAGCTTGCTGTCAAACTAGTGGAGCAGTCTGAGAGGAG GTTGAAGGAGGCAGATCACCTGAAACAGGACCTGACTGAAGCAAAGGATGCTGAGCGGAGAGCCAAACAGAAGCTGCTGGAGATCACCAAAACAACATACCCT CTCATAGCAGCCTACTCTACTCCCCCTGCTCCTCCTGAAGCAGCCGACTTTGCCTATGAGTCGGCATCTACGCGTCTCGACTTCAAGGACTCTGACATGAAAAGGCTGTCTATGGAGatcgagagagagag GCTGGAGTACATGGAGAAGAGTAAACACCTGCAGGACCAGCTGAAGGAACTGAAGACAGAGATCGAGTCTCTGAAGCTGgaggagcagcagcaacagGCGGGCGTCTACAGCCTCCGCAATGAGGCGAGGGGCTACGTCCAGGAGCCTGTCTACATACCTCACAGCAAC CGAAACTCTGCGTACATGTCTCAGTCTCAGATGGCCTTCTTTGAAGAAGTGTGA